In Arthrobacter burdickii, one DNA window encodes the following:
- the purM gene encoding phosphoribosylformylglycinamidine cyclo-ligase produces the protein MSASNPITYASAGVDVEAGDRAVELMKDAVRATHGQQVLGGVGGFAGLYDVSRLLTYTRPLLATSTDGVGTKVAIAQAMDIHDTIGIDLVGMVVDDIVVVGAEPLFMTDYIACGKVVPERIADIVRGIAAGCSAAGTALVGGETAEHPGLLGEHEYDVAGAATGVVEADRVLGPERVREGDVVIGMASSGLHSNGYSLVRRVINQAGWALDRQVSELGRTLGEELLEPTRIYASDCLALARTDAAQVHGFSHVTGGGLAANLARVLPRGLEATVDRSTWELPPIFTLVSQLGSVPLPDLERTLNLGVGMIAIVGAGGADAALAQLNAAGVPSWVMGSVRAAGNGSTDGPDYVQGAKGVDGGSVRLLGAYA, from the coding sequence ATGAGCGCGTCCAACCCCATCACGTATGCCAGCGCAGGAGTGGACGTCGAAGCGGGTGACCGCGCCGTCGAGCTCATGAAGGACGCCGTGCGCGCGACGCACGGCCAGCAGGTCCTCGGCGGGGTGGGCGGTTTCGCCGGGCTCTACGACGTGTCCCGCCTCCTCACCTACACACGTCCGCTCCTCGCGACGTCGACCGATGGCGTGGGCACCAAGGTCGCCATCGCGCAGGCGATGGACATCCACGACACCATCGGGATCGACCTGGTGGGCATGGTCGTCGACGACATCGTGGTGGTCGGCGCGGAGCCGCTCTTCATGACCGACTACATCGCGTGCGGGAAGGTCGTCCCCGAGCGCATCGCGGACATCGTCCGCGGCATCGCGGCCGGCTGCTCGGCCGCCGGCACCGCACTCGTCGGCGGTGAGACCGCGGAACACCCGGGCCTGCTCGGTGAGCACGAGTACGACGTCGCGGGCGCCGCGACCGGCGTCGTCGAAGCCGACCGGGTCCTCGGTCCCGAGCGCGTCCGCGAGGGCGACGTCGTGATCGGGATGGCGTCCTCGGGCCTCCACTCCAACGGCTACTCCCTGGTGCGCCGGGTCATCAACCAGGCCGGCTGGGCCCTCGACCGCCAGGTCTCCGAACTCGGACGGACTCTCGGCGAGGAACTCCTCGAGCCGACGCGCATCTACGCCTCCGACTGCCTCGCACTGGCCCGCACGGACGCAGCGCAGGTGCACGGCTTCAGCCATGTCACCGGCGGTGGGCTCGCGGCGAACCTCGCCCGGGTGCTTCCCCGCGGGCTCGAAGCGACCGTGGACCGCTCCACATGGGAGCTTCCGCCGATCTTCACCCTCGTCTCGCAGCTCGGTTCCGTGCCCCTGCCGGACCTCGAGCGCACCCTCAACCTCGGCGTCGGCATGATCGCGATCGTCGGAGCGGGTGGCGCGGATGCCGCCCTCGCCCAGCTGAATGCGGCTGGAGTGCCGTCCTGGGTCATGGGCAGCGTGCGGGCCGCGGGCAACGGCAGCACCGACGGGCCCGACTACGTGCAGGGCGCCAAGGGTGTCGACGGCGGATCCGTGCGGCTGCTCGGCGCCTACGCCTGA
- the purF gene encoding amidophosphoribosyltransferase yields the protein MVRGDGQLSHDLLPGEKGPQDACGVFGVWAPGEEVAKLTYYGLYALQHRGQESAGIATSDGHRINVYKDMGLVSQVFDEATLNTLTGHIAVGHCRYSTTGSSHWANAQPTLGATAAGTVALAHNGNLTNSAELYQMVLDRHGKPRAGELAQGNTTDTALVTALLAGNDGRSLEQTAMDLLPSIRGAFCFVFMDEGTLYAARDAYGVRPLVLGRLERGWVVASEQAALATVGASYIREIEPGEFIAIDEDGVRSSRFAETTAAGCVFEYVYLARPDAAIAGRSVYESRVEMGRQLARENAAAADIVIPVPESGTPAAVGFAEESGIPFAHGFVKNAYVGRTFIQPSQTLRQLGIRLKLNALESVIRGKRIIVVDDSIVRGNTQRAVVRMLREAGAAEVHVKISSPPVRWPCFYGIDFASRAELIANGAAIDEISKSIGADSLAYISEDGMIDATQQPRERLCTACFTGTYPIELPDDDRLGKNLLERSNPAEKAGATGCDPGPDSEFEAVLTDEDKKERV from the coding sequence AAAGGACCCCAGGATGCCTGCGGTGTTTTCGGCGTCTGGGCGCCCGGCGAGGAGGTCGCCAAGCTCACCTACTACGGCCTGTACGCCCTGCAGCACCGCGGCCAGGAATCGGCAGGTATCGCCACCAGCGACGGCCACAGGATCAACGTCTACAAGGACATGGGCCTGGTGTCCCAGGTCTTCGACGAGGCGACGCTCAACACCCTGACCGGCCACATCGCCGTCGGGCACTGCCGTTACTCCACCACCGGGTCCTCCCACTGGGCCAACGCCCAGCCCACGCTCGGAGCGACCGCGGCCGGCACGGTCGCCCTCGCACACAACGGCAACCTCACGAACTCCGCCGAGCTGTACCAGATGGTCCTCGACCGCCACGGCAAGCCCCGCGCGGGCGAACTCGCGCAGGGCAACACCACCGACACGGCCCTCGTGACCGCACTGCTCGCCGGGAACGACGGCCGCTCGCTGGAGCAGACGGCCATGGACCTGCTGCCGAGCATCCGCGGCGCCTTCTGCTTCGTCTTCATGGACGAGGGCACCCTCTACGCCGCGCGCGACGCCTACGGTGTCCGCCCCCTCGTCCTCGGCCGCCTCGAGCGCGGCTGGGTCGTCGCCTCCGAGCAGGCGGCCCTCGCCACGGTCGGCGCGAGCTACATCCGCGAGATCGAGCCCGGTGAGTTCATCGCCATCGACGAGGACGGCGTGCGCAGCAGCCGCTTCGCAGAGACGACCGCCGCGGGCTGCGTCTTCGAATACGTGTACCTGGCCCGGCCCGACGCCGCGATCGCCGGACGCTCGGTGTACGAGTCGCGTGTCGAGATGGGCCGCCAGCTGGCCCGCGAGAACGCGGCCGCCGCGGACATCGTGATCCCGGTCCCGGAGTCCGGGACGCCGGCCGCCGTCGGATTCGCCGAGGAGTCGGGCATCCCCTTCGCCCACGGTTTCGTGAAGAACGCCTACGTGGGCCGGACCTTCATCCAGCCCAGCCAGACCCTGCGCCAGCTCGGTATCCGGCTGAAGCTCAACGCCCTCGAATCGGTCATCCGCGGCAAGCGCATCATCGTGGTCGACGACTCGATCGTCCGCGGCAACACGCAGCGCGCCGTCGTCCGCATGCTGCGCGAGGCCGGGGCGGCCGAGGTCCACGTCAAGATCTCCTCGCCGCCGGTGCGCTGGCCCTGCTTCTACGGCATCGACTTCGCCTCGCGCGCCGAGCTGATCGCCAACGGTGCCGCGATCGACGAGATCAGCAAGTCCATCGGCGCCGACAGCCTCGCGTACATCTCCGAAGACGGCATGATCGACGCGACGCAGCAGCCCCGCGAGCGCCTCTGCACCGCGTGCTTCACCGGGACGTACCCCATCGAACTGCCCGACGACGACCGCCTCGGCAAAAACCTGCTCGAGCGCTCCAATCCTGCCGAAAAGGCCGGAGCCACGGGTTGCGATCCAGGGCCGGACTCCGAATTCGAAGCCGTACTGACCGACGAAGACAAGAAAGAGCGGGTATGA